The DNA sequence GGGCGCGGCCCGTCGTCGAGGGGGACGCGGTCAGGCTGGGTCCGGCGGTCTTCGACGCCCGTACCGGCGCGGTGCGCACCGTCGCCGGTGTGCGGGTGCGCGATCTGCGGCTGGACGTGTGGCGGGCGACCACCGACAACGACGACGGGGCGGCCTGGCAGACGGACACCCGGTACGGACCGCGCTGGCGGGAGCTGGGCCTGCACCGGATGCGGCACCGGCTGGACGCGGTCGAGACGGACGGCGAGGCGCTGACCGTACGGACCCGGGTGGCGCCGGCCGGGCGGGAGGCGGGGCTGCGGACGGCGTACCGCTGGACGTCCGACGGGACGGCGCTGCGGCTGACCGTCTCGGTGGTGCCGGAGGGCGAGTGGACGGTGCCGCTGCCCCGGCTCGGTGTCCGCTTCGGTCTGGACGCCGGGCCCGCCGGCACCGTCACCTGGTTCGGCGGCGGGGGCGAGGCGTATCCGGACACCCGGGCCGCTTCGGTGCTCGGCCGGTGGGACGCGAGCGTGACGGAGTTGCAGACGCCGTACGTCCGCCCGCAGGAGAACGGCGCGCGGGCGGACGTACGGTGGGTGGAGCTGGGCGGGCTGCGGGTCGACGGGGAGCCGGAGTTCTGGTTCTCCGCCCGTCCGTGGACGACCGAGCTGCTCGACGCCGCCCGGCACCGCACGGACCTCGTGCCCGGGGACACGGTGTGGGTGAACCTCGACCACCGGCAGCACGGCATCGGCTCCCAGTCCTGCGGCCCGGGCCCGCTCCCCCGGTACTACCTGTGGCCCGAGCCGGCCGAGTTCTCCTTCGTCTTCTCGGAGCCGCGCGGCTGACCGGTCAGTGGTCCGCGCAGCAGGGCGTGGGGTCCGGGGCCTCGAAGGGGACCAGGGTGCCGCCCAGGGCCGGTGTGGCGGCGAGGACGAGTTCGTCCCGCTGCCACTGCGGCCGCACGTGGTCCCGGGTCACCATACGGGTCCCGGGGCCGGGGGGTTCCGGGGTGCCCAGGACCGTCACGCGGTCGATCGCGGAGCCGGCGAGCAGGTCCGCGACGGTCATCGTGCCGGTGAGGGCCGAGGCGCCCGGGTAGAGCACCGCCCGTCCCCACGCGTCGGGCAGGCCCGGGGTGACGGCGCCGTATCCCGCCAGCCGCTCCCGGAGGGTGTCCGGGAGCGGCCGCGAGGGCAGGGACAGGGACACCTCGACGTGCGGCCGCTCGCCGCGCACCAGGTGGGTGCAGCCGAACAGGCCGTCGGGGAGCGCGAGTTCGGCGGCCATCCGGTGCAGCAGGTGGTCCGCCCCGGGCAGGTCCCGGATGCCCGCGTCCACCGTGAGGGCGTACGGCGTCACGACGGCAGGACCCACACCGGGTTGGTGTAGAACCACAGGTCGCGCCAGGGGTCGGCGTCGCCGACGACGTCGAGGGCGGGGCCCGCCGGGTCGACCCGGGCGCCCATGGCGCCGACGGCGGACCGGTTGCCGTCGGTGCCGCGCAGCCGGAGGTACACCGGGCGGTCGACGCGGCCGAGGTCGAAGGTGACGCGAACGGTGCCGGCCGTCCGGTCGATCTCGTACGACCGGGTGACCTTGGCCGTGGGCGCGGTGAACGTGTCCTTGTCGGCGACCGGGCCGGTGACATCGCCCTGGATGACGTCGACGCGGGCGAGCTTCGGGGTGAACCCGGCCCAGTTGGGGCCGCCGGCGAGGGCGATGTCGGCGGTGAGGGTGACCCTGGTGCCCTTCTTCACGTGCAGGGCGCCGCCGAGCGTGGCCCAGCGGCTGCCGCCGGAGACCCGGACGTCGAGGCCGCTGACGAGCTGGCCGTGGTCGACCCAGATGCGGCCGGCGCGGATGCCGTCCATGACGGCGGCGTAGGAGAAGCCGTCGGCGCCGACGTGGGTGCGGCTGTACTGGCCGGGCCAGTAGTCGCCCTGGGTGACGTCGATCTGCCCGGCGTAGACGGGGTCGGAGTAGCGGCCGTCGGTGGCGAAGTCGCCGTCGGTGCCGCGGGCGGCGGTGTCGGCGTAGACCTGGTGGGAGTCGGAGTTGGCGGTGATCCACCAGGGGCGGCCCTCGGCGAGGAGGCTGTCCCACAGGCCGCCGACGGTGGCGGTCATCCAGTCGAAGCCGCCCCAGGTGCGGTAGCTCTCCAGCGGGTAGCCGGGGAAGGAGTTGGCGCTGGGGTTGTTGTCGTAGATGCCGCGGGCGCGGCCCATGCCCAGCGGCTTGGGCAGGCCGGCGGCCTGGTGGCCGGGGGCGCCCTCGAAGCCGACGGCGATCTGCGGGTTGGTGCCGGTGGCGTCGCGCCAGGCGCGGATCTCGTGCGGGGAGTCGACGCCGCGCCGCGCCGGGTGGTTGGCGAGCATCAGGGCGTCGCCGACCTTGCGCCGTCTGACCTGCTCGGCGAGGAAGTTGAGGCCGGCGACGGCGAGCGCCTCGTTGGCGGGGGTGGAGTCGGAGGCGCCCTTGACGCTGCCGTCGTAGTCGTTCTCGAATTGCTTGAGGACGGCGACCTCGTTGCGGCCCGGGTGGACGAAGACGGTGCCGTGCTCGGCGGCCGGGATGTTCCACTCCAGGCCCTGGAAGACGAGGGTGTCCTCGTAGGCCGCCCGGGCCTCCTTGATGTCCGGGTTGACCTTCTCGACGCCGATCTTGGCGTGGGTGGCGCTGCCGTGGTCGGTGATGACCAGCCAGTCCATGCCGTGCTTGGCGCCCTGGCGGACCTGGTCGACGACGCGGTACTTGCCGTCGCTGCTGTACTGGGTGTGGATGTGGTGGTCGCCCGCGAGCCACAGGAAGCCCTTGCCGCCGCGGCCGTTGCCCGCGCCGCGCGCCGGGGTGGCGTGCGCGGGAGCGGCGCCGCCGGCGCCGGCGGGCAGCACGGTGCCGGCCGCCAGTCCGGCACCCAGCAGCCCGGCCCGGCGCAGCAGCGTGCGGCGGGACTTCTGCTCGGGGTTCAGCGCCTCGTCGGGCACGGAGGTGTCGAAGGCGGCGGGCAGGGGCGCCGTCGTCTCGTGCTGGTGGTCGTGTCCGTGGTGATGGTGGTGGTGCCCGTGTGCGTGCCCGTGACCCATGGAGTGCCTCCTGATTGCCGCGCTGTGCGTGCGGCTGCCTTCCGCGGCGCGACCACGCCGCGTGTGGAGGATCAAGGCAACGGATGAACGTTGAACAACTTGGGAGTGAGCGGTACATGCCCCGCACACGGCGGCTCGCCGACACCGCGTGCGTGAGCTAGATTTCGTCCCCTAGACTCCCTCGGTTCTCCCGGAGGCCCGCATACCCCGCGCCGGACTCACCGCCGACCGTCTCGTCGCGGCCGCCGCCGACCTCGCCGACGAGGCGGGCTACGAGAACGTCACCCTGTCCGCGCTGGCCCGGCGTTTCGGTGTGAAGGACGCCAGCCTGTACGCGCACGTGCGCGGGCTGCCCGATCTGCGCACCCGGCTGGCGCTGCTCGCGGGCGGCGAGATGACCGACCGGATCGCGGCGGCGGTCGCGGGGCTGACCGGCCGGGACGCGCTGGCCGCGTTCGCCGGCGCCTACCGGGAGTACGCCCTCGCCCACCCCGGCCGCTACGCCGCCACCCAGCTCCGCGTCGACCGGGCCCTGGTCACCGGCTCCCCCGCGCCGCGCCGCACCGCCGAGGTCACCTACGGCGTGCTCGGCGCCTACGGCCTGGAGGAACCCGACCTGACCGACGCCGTCCGCCTGCTGCGCAGCACCTTCCACGGCTACTGCGCGCTGGAGGCCGCCGGGGCCTTCGGCGCGCCCCGCGAGGTCGAGGCGTCCTGGGCCCGGACGATCGACGCCCTGCACGTCGCCCTGGTGCACTGGCCCCGGACGAAGGCGTGAGGGACGAAGCGGTGCCCGGGTCGGGTGTGAGACGGCGAAAACAGCGGTACGGACGTTGAGTCGGAGCCGTTTTCCTAGGATGGGATCTTCGCGGTACGCCCATGTCACCGCCCGGGGGGAGGAAGCGCCATGTCCCAACAGCACCTGCAGCGCGGCCCCTTGAGGCCCGTGCGCACGGATCCGCCGCCCCCGGAGCCGGACGGCGGCGGGGACTCCCGCCCCGGGCGGTTCGTGGGCTGGCTCGGCGGCCTCGGGTGCGCCGCCGCCGGCTACGGGGTGTTCCAGTTCCTGTTCCAGGTGCTGCCCGGTTCGCTGGGCGGGGAGGCGGCGAAGTACCTGATCGCCTCGGTGAGCGGGTTCGCCACGGCGCTCGCCGCGTGGCTGGCGGCCGCGCTGGTGCGGGCCCGCGCCGCCGAGGCCGCCCGCCCCGCCGCCGCGCCGCCGCCCGTGGCCGCCCCCGCGCCCGGACCGCTGCCGCAGGTGTTCGCCGCCGCGTACGACACCCTGGTCGGGCAGGTGGCGGTGGTCGACGACCCGGACCGCGGCCGGCTCACCGGCTGGTCGCACTCCCTGGGCGAGAGCACCCCGTCGCGGCCCACGTCCGTCGGCACGGCGTACGGGCTGCAGATCATGCTCGACCTGGGCATGACGGACGGCCGGCTGCGACCGGGCGACCTGGTCGACACGCTGTGGCGGCTGCGGCTGCCCGGCGGCGGCTGGTCGGCCCGGTCGCAGGGCGCCGAGGCCCGGCCCGAGGTGACGGCGCTGGTGCTGGGCGCGCTGGCCCGCGCCGGGGTGCCGGCGCAGCGGCTGGCCCGGGAGGTGGACCACTGCACGGCCGCGTTCACCCGTGAACGCGACCACGCGGGACGGGAGTCGACGCATGTGGTGACGACGGTGCTGCGCGGACTGCTGCGCGCCGCACCGCACGGCGCCGCCCTGCCCACGCTGCGCGAGGCCCTGGTCGACGGGGCGGTCAGTGATCCCGGCCGGGACCACCTGCGCTGCTGGGGCTACCGGCTCGACCCGCCGTACGGGCCGCCGTCCCCGCTGCACACGGCGCAGGCCGTGGTCGCCCTGGAGCGTGCCGCGCGGGTCCTGGGCGAGAGCGAGGCGGTGCGCGCCGCCCGCGAGGACGGCGTGCGCTGGCTGCTGTCCTGCCCCGACGCCCCGCACCACGCCTGCCTTGACCTGGAGAACCTGCGCGAGGAGGTGCGCCGGCCCCGCCCGGACGACCCGGCGCGCCACGAGGTGCTGAACGTACGGCACTTCACGGCGACCTGGATCGTGCGCGCCCTGCTGTCCCGGGGGGCGCTGGAGGTGGCCCGGCAGGACGGTCTGGAGGAGACCTGGCGGGACCTGCTGGACGGGGCGGTCGCCGCGGTGTGGGCGGGTCAGCGGGACGGCATCTGGTCCTGGGAGCGGGGCGACAGCACCGAGCTGCGGCACCCGATGTGGATGACGTACCAGGGGCTGGCGGCGCTGCGCGGGCACGCCGTGTGGACGTACCGGCCGGACGAGACGACGACCGCGTGAGAGCGCGGGACAGGAGGGACGGACCGTATGGGGGACCGGCAGGTGCGGGAGGTACGGCGGTTACTGGCCCGGACCCTGGACGGCGGGCTGCCCGAGCGTGACCACGTGGCCGCGGCCGGCGCCGTGGTCACCGAACTCGGCGCGCCGGAGCGGCTGCTGGAGCTGGTCGCCGAACTGGCCTGCGGCGAGGGCGATCCGGAGGGCCGCGCCCGGCTGTCGTACCGGCACGTGCTCGGCTTCGACAAGCTGCTGCTGGTCGACGCCGGCCCGCGGCACATGCTGCGCGTGCACCTGTGGCACGCGGGAGCGGGCGGCACCGGCGCGGAGGACATCCACAACCACCGCTCGGCGCTGGCCTCGTACGTGGTGCGGGGCCGGCTGAGCATGGACCTGTACGAGGCGCGCGACGACGGTGAAGGCTTCGAGGCGGCACGGTACGAGGAGTCCCTGGCGGACGGTTCGGCGGACTGGCTGCTGGCACCGGCGGGCCGGGCCGGGCTGCGGCTGACGCACACGGGCCGTTACGCGGCGGGCAGCACCTACGCCCTGCCCGCGCACACCCTGCACCGGGCCTGGTGCGACACCGACGAGCCGACCGTGACGCTGTTCCTGGAGACGGGTGTCGAACGGCGGCGGCACACCGATGTGTTCACGGCGGCGGGTCCGCACGCGGGGACGGCGGCCAAGCAGCCGCTGGACGTGCCGGGTTATCTGGCCGCGCTGGAGGGGCTGGCGGACCTGCTCAGGGGCGCATGAGGGCCTGCCGCACGATGTCCAGGTTGTAGGCGTCGATGTCGACACCGGTCAGCTCGGACGGATGCAGCCAGGCGTGGGTCTGGTCCGGACAGGGCAGGGTGACCCGCCGGGACAGCGGGCGGACCAGGAAGTTCTCCTGCCAGTTCTTGGTCTCCTGCCCCCGGTAGTCGCTGACGAAGGACGACTCGCCCACCTTGCGCACGATCTCGCCGAGCAGGCCGGTCTCCTCCTTCAGCTCGCGCAGCGCGCCGTCGCGGGCGTCCTCGCCGGGTTCGAGCTTGCCGCACGGGACGCCCCACACCCGGGGCAGGAATCTCTCCGTCTCACTGCGGCGCACCAGGAGCACCCGCCCCTCGTCGTCCATCACGACCGCGGCCGCCAGCCGCTTCTCGCCGGGGATGTCCATGTCCATGGTTCCTCGGTCCCTCGCCGGAGATGAGTCCACAGGGTCTGATACCCGCGAAAGTGCCCACCCTACCAGGGTCGCTCCCCCTCGGCCCGTCGGCCGAACCTCTGGATCTCCTCGTACGACGGTGCCGCGCCCTCCCCCGGCGGCCGGCCGGCCCGGATCTCCAGCGCCGCCTCCACGGCCGCGCCGAGCGCCCGCCGGTACAGCAGCGAGCCGAGGCTGACACGGCGGACACCGAGGTCGGCGAGGTGGGGGACGGACGGCCCGGTGGGCGTGTAGAGGATGTTGAGGGGCACGCCGTCCAAGCCACGCACCAGGGCGGCGATCGCGCGCGGGTCGCCGAGTCCGGGGACGAAGACGCCGTGGGCGCCGGCCCGCACGTAGGCGTCGAGACGGCGTGCGGTGTCCTCGCCGTCGCCGAGCCAGTAGGTGTCGGTGCGGGCGTTCACGAAGAGGCCGGGGGCGGCCGCCCGGACGGCGGCGATCTTCGCCGCGTGCCGGTCGGCCGGCCCGAGTCCGTCCTCCAGGTTGATGCCGGCGGCGCCCAGCGCGTACAGCTTCCGGGCCAGTTCGGCCACCTCGTCGGGGTCGTCGCTGAATCCGCCCTCGGCGTCCACGGACAGCAGGAGGGGCGCGGAGCCGAGGGTGAGCGCGAGCAGCAGCGTCTGCTCCCGGGTGGCGGCCGCCCCGTCGGGCAGTCCGGCCGCCGCCGCGACGGCCAGACTCGTGGTGCCGACGGCCCGGAACCCCTCGGCGGCCAGGGCCAGCGCGGAGGCGTGGTCCCAGGCGTTGGGCAGCAGCAGGGGTTCCG is a window from the Streptomyces capillispiralis genome containing:
- a CDS encoding NUDIX hydrolase, giving the protein MDMDIPGEKRLAAAVVMDDEGRVLLVRRSETERFLPRVWGVPCGKLEPGEDARDGALRELKEETGLLGEIVRKVGESSFVSDYRGQETKNWQENFLVRPLSRRVTLPCPDQTHAWLHPSELTGVDIDAYNLDIVRQALMRP
- a CDS encoding terpene cyclase/mutase family protein, with the translated sequence MSQQHLQRGPLRPVRTDPPPPEPDGGGDSRPGRFVGWLGGLGCAAAGYGVFQFLFQVLPGSLGGEAAKYLIASVSGFATALAAWLAAALVRARAAEAARPAAAPPPVAAPAPGPLPQVFAAAYDTLVGQVAVVDDPDRGRLTGWSHSLGESTPSRPTSVGTAYGLQIMLDLGMTDGRLRPGDLVDTLWRLRLPGGGWSARSQGAEARPEVTALVLGALARAGVPAQRLAREVDHCTAAFTRERDHAGRESTHVVTTVLRGLLRAAPHGAALPTLREALVDGAVSDPGRDHLRCWGYRLDPPYGPPSPLHTAQAVVALERAARVLGESEAVRAAREDGVRWLLSCPDAPHHACLDLENLREEVRRPRPDDPARHEVLNVRHFTATWIVRALLSRGALEVARQDGLEETWRDLLDGAVAAVWAGQRDGIWSWERGDSTELRHPMWMTYQGLAALRGHAVWTYRPDETTTA
- a CDS encoding isocitrate lyase/PEP mutase family protein, translating into MTAFADLHHAAEPLLLPNAWDHASALALAAEGFRAVGTTSLAVAAAAGLPDGAAATREQTLLLALTLGSAPLLLSVDAEGGFSDDPDEVAELARKLYALGAAGINLEDGLGPADRHAAKIAAVRAAAPGLFVNARTDTYWLGDGEDTARRLDAYVRAGAHGVFVPGLGDPRAIAALVRGLDGVPLNILYTPTGPSVPHLADLGVRRVSLGSLLYRRALGAAVEAALEIRAGRPPGEGAAPSYEEIQRFGRRAEGERPW
- a CDS encoding TetR/AcrR family transcriptional regulator, coding for MPRAGLTADRLVAAAADLADEAGYENVTLSALARRFGVKDASLYAHVRGLPDLRTRLALLAGGEMTDRIAAAVAGLTGRDALAAFAGAYREYALAHPGRYAATQLRVDRALVTGSPAPRRTAEVTYGVLGAYGLEEPDLTDAVRLLRSTFHGYCALEAAGAFGAPREVEASWARTIDALHVALVHWPRTKA
- a CDS encoding PHP domain-containing protein, whose translation is MGHGHAHGHHHHHHGHDHQHETTAPLPAAFDTSVPDEALNPEQKSRRTLLRRAGLLGAGLAAGTVLPAGAGGAAPAHATPARGAGNGRGGKGFLWLAGDHHIHTQYSSDGKYRVVDQVRQGAKHGMDWLVITDHGSATHAKIGVEKVNPDIKEARAAYEDTLVFQGLEWNIPAAEHGTVFVHPGRNEVAVLKQFENDYDGSVKGASDSTPANEALAVAGLNFLAEQVRRRKVGDALMLANHPARRGVDSPHEIRAWRDATGTNPQIAVGFEGAPGHQAAGLPKPLGMGRARGIYDNNPSANSFPGYPLESYRTWGGFDWMTATVGGLWDSLLAEGRPWWITANSDSHQVYADTAARGTDGDFATDGRYSDPVYAGQIDVTQGDYWPGQYSRTHVGADGFSYAAVMDGIRAGRIWVDHGQLVSGLDVRVSGGSRWATLGGALHVKKGTRVTLTADIALAGGPNWAGFTPKLARVDVIQGDVTGPVADKDTFTAPTAKVTRSYEIDRTAGTVRVTFDLGRVDRPVYLRLRGTDGNRSAVGAMGARVDPAGPALDVVGDADPWRDLWFYTNPVWVLPS